One genomic window of Oncorhynchus clarkii lewisi isolate Uvic-CL-2024 chromosome 5, UVic_Ocla_1.0, whole genome shotgun sequence includes the following:
- the LOC139409168 gene encoding LOW QUALITY PROTEIN: zinc finger and BTB domain-containing protein 7A-like (The sequence of the model RefSeq protein was modified relative to this genomic sequence to represent the inferred CDS: inserted 1 base in 1 codon): MTRATRKFPVCKSSSTEAPGRALPRHGDRRAGXGPGEETHASASAQLTGRRTDGRTDTRAAAVIGGSAAGWWKMSSGAGGRGGRRLRGGGGGEAAEEGPVGIPFPEHSADILGSLNKQRLSGLLCDVLLITQEREFTAHRSVLASCSSYFHKLFTSGPTASQQNVYTIDFVAAEALGALLDFAYTATLTISHSSVGDILAAARLLEIPPVQEVCTHLLDTKVLSPPAGSERGEEDDDDDEGDGGKGGGGWGQQGNRLRAREYLEYFQRGAHWSSSCSTPELRDMPTHLHFNHGNGSHSNGVPGGPSEFCSPLDLAQAPTQDPDDEEDDEEDEVKVEHSENRRDMLTWARGNGGGPGASFYAPAQNGHFFLPTKPKLEPEEEEEEDGMRDGERGSASALLQQMMDSIERQKERAAAGEELGEGEDPDVEFYLNYFNSTQHEDAAVSQGLLPLWATRGGSSQDRGGGERGGGGEERGGGGGERKMRSKAFQKCPICSKVIQGAGKLPRHIRTHTGEKPYECAICKVRFTRQDKLKVHMRKHTGEKPYLCTQCGAAFAHNYDLKNHMRVHTGLRPYQCSSCFKTFVRSDHLHRHLKKDGCNGIPSRRGRKPRVRDPGLLEASMGLVGPGPRSGRERRRMEAASAEGASRVHAHSPQPQERPEEPGH, translated from the exons ATGACTAGGGCCACTCGGAAGTTTCCTGTCTGCAAAAGCTCCAGTACTGAGGCACCAGGCAGGGCCCTACCCAGACACGGAGACAGGAGAGCCG TAGGGCCTGGGGAAGAGACACACGCTTCTGCTTCTGCCCAGCTG acaggcagacggacagacggcAGGACGGACACGCGGGCGGCGGCTGTGATTGGCGGCTCGGCGGCAGGCTGGTGGAAGATGTCGTCGGGAGCCGGTGGGAGGGGTGGGCGGCGGctcaggggtgggggggggggggaagcggCAGAGGAAGGCCCAGTGGGCATCCCCTTCCCCGAGCACAGCGCAGACATCCTGGGCAGTCTGAACAAGCAGCGCCTCAGCGGCCTTCTGTGCGACGTGCTCCTGATCACCCAGGAGAGGGAATTCACTGCCCACCGTTCGGTCCTGGCCTCCTGCAGCTCCTACTTCCACAAGTTGTTCACCTCGGGCCCGACCGCCAGCCAGCAGAACGTCTACACCATAGACTTTGTGGCGGCCGAGGCCCTAGGCGCCCTGCTGGACTTTGCCTATACAGCCACGCTAACGATCAGTCACAGCTCCGTGGGAGACATCCTGGCTGCCGCCCGCCTGCTGGAGATCCCGCCCGTCCAGGAAGTCTGCACTCACCTGCTGGACACCAAAGTGCTCTCCCCGCCG GCGGGCAGTGagcgaggagaggaggatgatgatgatgatgagggggATGGTGGGAAGGGTGGAGGAGGATGGGGGCAGCAGGGGAATCGACTGCGGGCCCGGGAGTATCTAGAATACTTCCAGAGAGGGGCCCACTGGAGCAGCAGCTGCAGCACGCCAGAGCTCAGGGACATGCCCACACACCTGCACTTTAACCATGGCAATGGGTCCCACAGCAACGGGGTCCCCGGGGGCCCCAGCGAGTTCTGCTCTCCCCTGGACCTTGCCCAGGCCCCCACACAGGACCCAGATGATGAGGAGGACGACGAGGAGGACGAAGTAAAGGTGGAGCACTCTGAGAACCGCAGGGACATGCTGACCTGGGCCAGGGGGAATGGAGGGGGGCCAGGGGCCTCTTTCTACGCCCCTGCCCAGAACGGACATTTCTTCCTCCCCACGAAGCCCAAACTGGAgccggaggaggaagaggaggaagatggcatgcgggatggggagagAGGCTCTGCCAGCGCACTCCTGCAGCAGATGATGGACTCCATCGAGAGGCAGAAGGAGCGGGCCGCGGCCGGTGAGgagctgggggagggggaggaccCGGACGTGGAGTTTTACTTGAATTACTTTAACAGCACACAGCATGAAGACGCCGCCGTCTCACAGGGACTGCTGCCACTCTGGGCGACACGGGGAGGCTCCAGCcaagatagagggggaggagagaggggaggaggaggagaagagagaggagggggtggaggggagaggaagatgCGCTCCAAGGCCTTCCAGAAGTGCCCAATCTGCTCCAAAGTCATCCAGGGTGCAGGCAAGCTACCCCGCCACATCCGCACGCACACGGGAGAGAAGCCCTACGAGTGCGCCATCTGCAAAGTGCGCTTCACCAG GCAGGACAAGCTCAAGGTTCACATGCGTAAGCAtacgggagagaagccttacctgTGTACGCAGTGTGGTGCTGCGTTCGCCCACAACTACGACCTGAAGAACCACATGCGCGTGCACACAGGCCTGCGGCCCTACCAGTGCTCCAGCTGCTTTAAGACTTTTGTGCGTTCAGACCACCTGCACCGCCACCTCAAGAAGGACGGCTGCAACGGTATCCCCTCCCGCCGGGGCCGCAAGCCTCGGGTACGGGACCCCGGGCTCCTGGAGGCCTCCATGGGGCTGGTGGGCCCCGGCCCTCGCAGTGGCAGGGAGAGACGGCGCATGGAGGCAGCCTCGGCAGAGGGGGCCTCCAGGGTCCATGCACACAGTCCCCAGCCCCAGGAGAGGCCAGAGGAGCCGGGGCActga
- the LOC139409170 gene encoding dual specificity mitogen-activated protein kinase kinase 2a has translation MAPKRRPVPLNITPIGEGQSISTTIDAASEANLEALQKKLGELDLDEQQRKRLEAFLTQKAQVGELKDDDFHPICELGAGNGGVVNKVRHKPSRLVMARKLIHLEIKPAIRNQIIRELQVLHECNSPYIVGFYGAFYSDGEISICMEHMDGGSLDQVLKEARRIPEEILGKVSIAVLRGLAYLREKHQIMHRDVKPSNILVNSRGEIKLCDFGVSGQLIDSMANSFVGTRSYMSPERLQGTHYSVQSDVWSMGLSLVELAIGRYPIPPPDAKELEAIFGRPVQDGAEGEPHTISNRLPRPPGGRPVSGHGMDSRPAMAIFELLDYIVNEPPPRLPLGVFTNDFNEFVTKCLIKNPAERADLKMLMNHTFIKRAEVEEVDFAGWMCKTMGLNQPSTPTRGTE, from the exons ATGGCTCCGAAGAGAAGACCCGTTCCCCTAAATATCACGCCCATTGGAGAGGGGCAGTCCATCTCCACGACCATTGATGCTGCGTCTGA AGCCAATCTGGAGGCCTTACAAAAGAAGCTAGGAGAGCTAGATTTGGACGAACAGCAGAGGAAACGTTTGGAGGCTTTCCTCACCCAGAAAGCCCAAGTGGGCGAGCTGAAAGATGATGATTTCCACCCCATATGTGAGCTGGGCGCTGGCAACGGTGGAGTGGTCAACAAGGTCCGCCACAAACCCTCCAGACTGGTCATGGCCCGAAAG CTCATCCACCTGGAGATTAAGCCTGCCATCAGGAACCAGATCATCAGAGAGCTGCAGGTGCTGCATGAGTGCAACTCTCCCTACATCGTGGGCTTCTACGGGGCCTTCTACAGCGACGGAGAGATCAGTATCTGCATGGAGCACATG GATGGAGGCTCTCTGGATCAGGTGCTGAAGGAAGCCAGGAGAATCCCTGAGGAGATCTTGGGCAAAGTCAGCATAGCA GTACTCCGAGGACTTGCCTATCTGCGGGAGAAGCACCAGATCATGCACAGAG ACGTCAAGCCCTCCAACATCCTGGTGAACTCGCGCGGGGAGATCAAGCTGTGTGACTTCGGCGTGAGTGGCCAACTCATCGACTCCATGGCCAACTCCTTCGTGGGAACGCGCTCCTACATGTCG CCGGAGAGACTGCAGGGCACACACTACTCTGTGCAGTCGGACGTGTGGAGCATGGGCCTGTCCCTGGTGGAGCTGGCCATCGGCCGCTACCCCATCCCCCCGCCTGATGCCAAGGAGCTGGAGGCCATCTTTGGCCGGCCCGTACAGGACGGAGCCGAGGGGGAACCACACACCATCTCCAACCGCCTCCCCAGACCACCAGGAGGGCGACCAGTCAGCG GACATGGAATGGACAGTCGACCAGCCATGGCGATATTTGAGCTGCTGGACTACATTGTCAATGAG CCTCCTCCCAGGCTGCCACTTGGTGTCTTCACCAACGATTTCAACGAGTTTGTGACTAAATG TCTGATCAAGAATCCAGCAGAGCGAGCTGACCTGAAGATGCTGATG AACCACACGTTTATCAAACGTgctgaggtggaggaggtggactTTGCTGGCTGGATGTGTAAAACCATGGGCCTCAACCAACCCAGCACCCCCACCCGTGGCACTGAATGA